From Stenotrophomonas maltophilia, a single genomic window includes:
- a CDS encoding TonB-dependent receptor plug domain-containing protein produces the protein MHVATPLFHRLPLAAAIALILPLPALAASPKPTELDRVQVKVSTATRSERLLSDVPIRTEVLRKEDIALRAATDFSRAAELINGLRVESNCQNCNTSEVQLLGLPGAYNQLLFDGIPLLSTLGSVYGLEQIPAGFVDRIEVVKGGGSALYGPGAVAGVINLIPPLPARSGGHVQAGVDVLKGTPQKNADVRLDLVAKDSDAGLSVIAQRNWNSGIDYNGDGYTEITRKNLKVGGLQAWYAPTPGTRLRLDLQVTDETRRGGNRLDQPEYLANIAESLDTKYRRGSVSWDQEINADVDFRLAYAFADIDRDSFYGGLGDVVTDPSAPGYDPSQLDPNVAGSAASRSWRQYGRTHNPLHYIDSQLNWRLGAHALAFGVQYKHEALRDDNRNGAGQRLAVLEDATFHNLGAFIQDEWSLRDNVDLVLGARVDKSSELDNAVFSPRIALAWQATPNLKWRAGIATGFRAPEIFVEDVHVDTLGGEQVRVHNTDGLKEERALTTLFGFDWRSDPANPVWSWDATASYARIRDTFALGEIQRADDGQLSQLRYNASGSNVLGAETNLGWQPSPQWRLTAGASWYRSRFREPQRIFDDTGEGGDTVIESRDYLKTPRWTGLAQLSWMPAEPWETFVALRHTGPMSVLNNRLGELHRTRAFLVTDLGARWHRHLGAQAQQEVSVAAGVKNVFDQRQKDLETGALRDSDYVYGPRFARSWYVNLRYAF, from the coding sequence ATGCACGTTGCCACCCCGCTCTTCCATCGGCTGCCTCTGGCCGCCGCCATCGCCCTGATCCTGCCGCTGCCTGCACTGGCCGCCTCACCGAAGCCGACCGAACTGGACCGCGTGCAGGTCAAGGTCAGTACCGCCACCCGCAGCGAACGCCTGCTGTCGGACGTGCCGATCCGCACCGAGGTCCTGCGCAAAGAGGACATCGCACTGCGTGCGGCCACCGATTTCTCGCGTGCCGCCGAACTGATCAACGGCCTGCGCGTGGAAAGCAACTGCCAGAACTGCAACACCAGCGAAGTGCAGCTGCTGGGCCTGCCCGGCGCCTACAACCAGCTACTGTTCGATGGCATTCCGCTGCTGTCCACACTCGGCAGCGTGTACGGGCTGGAACAGATTCCGGCCGGCTTCGTCGACCGCATCGAAGTGGTCAAGGGCGGTGGCTCGGCGCTGTACGGCCCGGGCGCAGTGGCCGGTGTGATCAACCTGATCCCGCCGCTGCCGGCACGCAGTGGGGGGCATGTGCAGGCGGGCGTGGATGTATTGAAGGGCACGCCGCAGAAGAACGCTGATGTGCGCCTGGACCTGGTCGCGAAAGATTCCGACGCCGGGCTGTCGGTGATCGCACAGCGCAACTGGAACAGCGGCATCGACTACAACGGCGACGGCTATACCGAGATCACCCGCAAGAACCTCAAGGTCGGCGGGCTGCAGGCCTGGTATGCGCCCACGCCGGGCACGCGGCTGCGCCTGGACCTGCAGGTGACCGACGAAACCCGCCGCGGCGGCAACCGCCTGGACCAGCCCGAATACCTGGCCAACATCGCCGAATCGCTGGATACGAAGTATCGCCGTGGCAGCGTGTCCTGGGATCAGGAAATCAATGCCGACGTCGATTTCCGTCTGGCCTATGCGTTCGCCGACATTGATCGCGACAGCTTCTATGGCGGCCTCGGCGACGTGGTCACCGATCCATCGGCGCCGGGCTATGACCCGTCGCAGCTGGACCCGAACGTGGCCGGCAGTGCCGCCTCGCGTTCGTGGCGCCAGTACGGCCGCACCCACAACCCGCTGCACTACATCGACAGCCAGTTGAACTGGCGACTGGGCGCGCACGCGTTGGCCTTCGGTGTGCAGTACAAGCACGAGGCGCTGCGCGACGACAACCGCAACGGCGCCGGGCAGCGCCTTGCGGTACTGGAGGATGCGACCTTCCACAACCTGGGCGCCTTCATCCAGGACGAGTGGAGCCTGCGTGACAACGTGGACCTTGTACTCGGCGCGCGTGTGGACAAGAGCTCCGAACTGGACAATGCGGTGTTCTCGCCGCGCATCGCGCTGGCCTGGCAGGCCACGCCGAACCTGAAATGGCGCGCCGGCATCGCCACCGGTTTCCGTGCACCGGAAATCTTCGTCGAGGACGTGCACGTGGATACCCTCGGCGGCGAACAGGTGCGCGTGCACAACACCGACGGCCTGAAGGAAGAGCGCGCGTTGACCACGCTGTTCGGCTTTGACTGGCGTTCGGACCCGGCCAACCCGGTCTGGAGCTGGGATGCCACCGCCTCGTATGCGCGCATCCGCGACACCTTCGCACTGGGCGAGATCCAGCGCGCTGATGACGGCCAGCTGAGCCAGCTGCGTTACAACGCCTCCGGCTCCAACGTGCTGGGCGCGGAAACCAATCTCGGCTGGCAACCTTCGCCGCAGTGGCGGCTGACCGCCGGCGCCTCATGGTATCGCTCGCGCTTCCGCGAACCGCAGCGCATCTTCGACGACACCGGCGAGGGCGGCGACACCGTCATCGAGAGCCGCGATTACCTGAAGACACCGCGCTGGACCGGGCTGGCCCAGCTCAGCTGGATGCCGGCCGAGCCGTGGGAAACCTTCGTGGCGCTGCGCCACACCGGCCCGATGTCGGTGCTGAACAACCGGCTGGGCGAACTGCATCGCACCCGCGCATTCCTGGTCACCGATCTCGGTGCACGCTGGCACCGGCATCTGGGCGCGCAGGCTCAGCAGGAAGTGTCGGTGGCGGCAGGCGTCAAGAATGTGTTCGACCAGCGCCAGAAGGACCTGGAAACCGGTGCACTGCGTGACAGCGACTACGTCTACGGGCCGCGCTTTGCGCGCTCGTGGTACGTCAACCTGCGCTATGCGTTCTGA
- a CDS encoding thioredoxin-like domain-containing protein — MRSDTLRTLLLAGALLLAAPAMATDLHAQVSASLMRPEQRSLRPMQWSPPPKLVALYFGADWCAPCHAFVPTLRSVRDALREAGADTEVVYVSLDESEAALRRYMHAQDMPWPVLDPRRARRMPALQALAGLGPPNLVLIDADGKVLANGWQGRRYEGLQPVLKEWTTQACAQQQARCPPDL; from the coding sequence ATGCGTTCTGATACACTGCGAACACTGTTGCTGGCGGGCGCGCTGCTGCTCGCCGCGCCGGCGATGGCGACGGACCTGCACGCGCAGGTTTCCGCCTCGTTGATGCGTCCCGAGCAGCGATCGCTGCGGCCGATGCAGTGGTCACCGCCGCCGAAACTGGTGGCACTGTATTTCGGTGCCGACTGGTGCGCGCCCTGCCATGCCTTCGTACCGACCCTGCGCAGCGTACGCGATGCCCTGCGCGAAGCCGGCGCCGATACCGAAGTGGTGTACGTCAGCCTGGACGAAAGCGAGGCCGCGTTGCGGCGCTACATGCACGCGCAGGACATGCCGTGGCCGGTGCTCGACCCGCGCCGCGCCAGGCGGATGCCCGCGCTGCAGGCCCTGGCGGGGCTGGGCCCGCCCAATCTTGTGCTGATCGACGCCGATGGCAAGGTGCTTGCCAATGGCTGGCAAGGCCGGCGCTACGAAGGACTGCAGCCGGTGTTGAAGGAATGGACGACGCAGGCGTGCGCGCAACAACAGGCCCGTTGCCCGCCTGATCTGTAG
- the mntR gene encoding manganese-binding transcriptional regulator MntR, which produces MGKTDDSTSLKSTPLIEAERQVESFRQVREAHRMELVEDYVELISDLLADGGEARQVDIATRLGVAQPTVAKMLRRLARDGWVVQRPYRGVFLTPEGEALAQASRQRHQTVERFLLALGVDADTARRDAEGIEHHVSEQTLALFEAFVRKAEGGAP; this is translated from the coding sequence GTGGGCAAGACCGACGATTCGACATCGCTGAAGAGCACCCCCTTGATCGAGGCCGAGCGCCAGGTCGAGAGCTTCCGGCAGGTACGCGAGGCGCACCGGATGGAGCTGGTGGAGGACTATGTCGAGCTGATCTCGGACCTGCTGGCCGACGGCGGCGAGGCCCGCCAGGTCGACATCGCCACGCGCCTGGGCGTGGCCCAGCCGACGGTGGCGAAGATGCTGCGGCGCCTGGCCCGTGACGGCTGGGTGGTGCAGCGGCCGTACCGTGGCGTGTTCCTGACCCCGGAAGGCGAGGCGCTGGCGCAGGCCAGCCGCCAGCGCCATCAGACCGTGGAGCGTTTCCTGTTGGCGCTGGGCGTGGACGCGGATACCGCGCGCCGTGATGCCGAGGGCATCGAGCACCATGTCAGCGAACAGACGCTGGCGTTGTTCGAGGCGTTCGTGCGCAAGGCCGAGGGCGGGGCGCCGTAG
- a CDS encoding Nramp family divalent metal transporter: MNTLAPRDPSASTPASLGALNASVAVPDKGHWWFRLLAFLGPGYMISVGYMDPGNWATDLAGGSRFGYLLLSVILISNLMAVILQALSARLGIATGMDLAQACRARYPKPVNLALWALCEAAIIACDLAEVIGTAIALKLLFDLPLLWGAVITALDTLLVLLLMNRGFRALEAFVIALLMVIFACFVVQIAMAAPPVMAVLGGFIPRAQVVTDPHALYIAIGIIGATVMPHNLYLHSSIVQTRAYPRTDEGRRSALRWAVTDSTIALTLALFINASILILAAAVFHANGRFDVEDIEQAHQLLAPMLGVGAAATLFAIALLASGLNSTVTATLAGQIVMEGFLHLRLPPWLRRLITRALAIIPVVVVIVLFGDQGAVKLLVLSQVVLSMQLPFAIIPLVRIVTDKVTMGALVAPRWLGSIAWVIALVIVVLNVKLLVDTFAGQ, from the coding sequence ATGAACACCCTGGCGCCCCGCGACCCTTCGGCCTCCACTCCGGCCAGCCTGGGCGCGCTCAACGCGTCTGTAGCGGTGCCTGACAAGGGCCATTGGTGGTTCCGCCTGCTGGCCTTCCTCGGCCCGGGCTACATGATCTCGGTCGGCTACATGGACCCGGGCAACTGGGCCACCGATCTGGCCGGCGGCTCGCGCTTCGGCTACCTGCTGCTGTCGGTCATCCTCATTTCCAACCTGATGGCGGTGATCCTGCAGGCGCTGTCGGCGCGGCTCGGCATCGCCACCGGCATGGACCTGGCCCAGGCCTGCCGCGCGCGCTACCCCAAGCCGGTGAACCTGGCGCTATGGGCGCTGTGCGAAGCGGCGATCATTGCCTGCGACCTGGCCGAGGTGATCGGCACCGCGATCGCGCTGAAACTGCTGTTCGACCTGCCACTGCTGTGGGGCGCAGTGATCACCGCGCTGGATACGCTGCTGGTGCTGTTGCTGATGAACCGCGGCTTCCGTGCACTGGAAGCCTTCGTGATCGCGCTGCTGATGGTGATCTTCGCCTGCTTCGTGGTGCAGATCGCAATGGCCGCGCCACCGGTGATGGCGGTACTCGGCGGCTTCATCCCGCGTGCGCAGGTGGTGACCGATCCGCATGCGCTGTACATCGCCATCGGCATCATCGGCGCCACGGTGATGCCACACAACCTGTACCTGCATTCGTCCATCGTGCAGACCCGCGCCTACCCGCGCACCGATGAAGGGCGTCGCAGCGCGTTGCGTTGGGCAGTCACCGACAGCACCATCGCGCTGACCCTCGCGCTGTTCATCAATGCCAGCATCCTGATCCTGGCCGCGGCGGTGTTCCACGCCAACGGCCGCTTTGATGTGGAAGACATCGAGCAGGCGCACCAGTTGCTGGCACCGATGCTGGGCGTGGGCGCGGCGGCCACCCTCTTTGCGATCGCCCTGCTGGCCTCGGGACTGAACTCCACGGTGACCGCCACGCTGGCCGGGCAGATCGTGATGGAAGGCTTCCTGCACCTGCGCCTGCCGCCGTGGCTGCGGCGCTTGATCACCCGGGCGCTGGCGATCATTCCGGTGGTGGTGGTGATCGTGCTGTTCGGCGACCAGGGCGCGGTAAAGCTGCTGGTGCTGAGCCAGGTGGTGCTGTCGATGCAGCTGCCGTTCGCGATCATTCCGCTGGTGCGGATCGTGACCGACAAGGTGACGATGGGCGCGCTGGTGGCACCGCGTTGGCTGGGCAGCATCGCCTGGGTCATCGCGCTGGTGATCGTGGTGTTGAACGTGAAGCTGCTGGTGGATACCTTCGCCGGCCAGTAG
- a CDS encoding thioredoxin family protein yields MQIIDATTPEQFQQLLAEHPRVLVDFHKDQCPGCRMLEMSLHRVANSVAGQGTTLLRVQLEVLGEAFFRELGLRQTPTLSLFLDGDERQRLPGFQSPQQIEAAIALYL; encoded by the coding sequence ATGCAGATCATCGACGCCACCACGCCTGAGCAGTTCCAGCAGCTGCTGGCCGAACACCCGCGGGTGCTGGTGGACTTCCACAAGGACCAGTGCCCGGGATGCCGGATGCTGGAAATGTCGCTGCATCGGGTGGCGAACAGTGTGGCGGGGCAGGGCACGACCCTGTTGCGGGTGCAGCTGGAGGTGCTGGGTGAGGCGTTCTTCAGGGAACTGGGGCTGCGGCAGACGCCGACGCTGTCGCTGTTCCTTGACGGAGACGAACGGCAGCGCCTGCCTGGATTCCAATCGCCGCAGCAGATCGAGGCGGCCATCGCGCTGTATCTGTAG
- a CDS encoding flavodoxin, whose translation MVVASLSGNTRELGRQIAGRCRAAGHAVHWQEADDLRQAPPLAADEADLVLLGCWTDNAGRTPAEMKAWVAGIAERGERPRQLAVFGTGETQWGQEYYCGAVHRLIRYFGSDYPPLEIEQMPHGERHAAAIEAWTDAVLAHYWSNTDADHRRHHA comes from the coding sequence GTGGTGGTGGCCTCGCTGAGTGGCAACACCCGCGAGCTTGGCCGGCAGATTGCCGGGCGCTGCCGCGCTGCGGGCCACGCTGTGCACTGGCAGGAGGCGGATGACCTGCGCCAGGCGCCGCCCTTGGCGGCCGACGAGGCCGACCTGGTGCTGCTGGGCTGCTGGACCGACAACGCCGGCCGCACGCCTGCGGAAATGAAGGCTTGGGTGGCCGGCATCGCCGAGCGCGGCGAGCGGCCGCGCCAGCTGGCGGTGTTCGGAACCGGCGAGACACAGTGGGGGCAGGAGTACTACTGCGGCGCCGTGCACCGCTTGATCCGTTATTTCGGCAGCGACTACCCGCCGCTGGAGATCGAACAGATGCCGCATGGCGAGCGCCATGCCGCGGCCATCGAGGCCTGGACCGATGCGGTCCTGGCCCATTACTGGAGCAACACCGATGCAGATCATCGACGCCACCACGCCTGA
- a CDS encoding ribonucleotide-diphosphate reductase subunit beta: MATPLDRIKILEPRHPNRSTGIINGRTSGILNWNDIPYPSFYRAYKELSTNFWIPDEVDMKADARQYGELSGREKNAYDSIIGLLATLDSPQTRFIYNVAEYITDPAAHANAAIIGQQEVIHNESYSYVLASITDLPNQNRVFELARTHPTIIKRNAPIMGAYDDFMREKTAETLLKSLIQSSILEGINFYSGFAYFYNMVRQNRMTGTGKIISFINRDELAHTKFISELIRAIIGENPELQTNELTAYVHQAFEHAIELETQWSSEVLDGIDGIDMEEMTRYVKYRANKMAGMLGIERLYSDTTDNVMPWIKAYADNFTETKTDFFEMRNASYKKTNVDNGFDDL, encoded by the coding sequence ATGGCAACCCCCCTCGACCGCATCAAGATCCTCGAACCGCGTCATCCCAACCGCAGCACGGGGATCATCAACGGACGCACCAGTGGCATCCTGAACTGGAACGACATTCCGTATCCGTCGTTCTATCGGGCCTACAAGGAACTGTCGACCAACTTCTGGATCCCCGACGAAGTCGACATGAAGGCCGACGCGCGCCAGTACGGCGAGCTGTCCGGGCGCGAGAAGAATGCCTACGACTCGATCATCGGCCTGCTCGCCACGCTGGATTCGCCGCAGACCCGCTTCATCTACAACGTGGCCGAGTACATCACCGATCCGGCCGCGCATGCCAACGCGGCGATCATCGGCCAGCAGGAGGTGATCCACAACGAGAGCTACAGCTATGTGCTGGCCTCGATCACCGACCTGCCGAACCAGAACCGCGTGTTCGAGCTGGCGCGCACCCATCCGACCATCATCAAGCGCAATGCGCCCATCATGGGCGCGTATGACGACTTCATGCGCGAGAAGACCGCCGAGACGCTGCTGAAGTCGCTGATCCAGTCCTCGATCCTGGAAGGCATCAATTTCTATTCCGGTTTCGCGTACTTCTACAACATGGTGCGGCAGAACCGCATGACCGGCACCGGCAAGATCATCAGCTTCATCAACCGCGACGAGCTGGCCCACACCAAGTTCATCAGCGAGCTGATCCGCGCCATCATCGGCGAGAACCCGGAGCTGCAGACCAACGAACTGACCGCCTATGTGCACCAGGCGTTCGAGCATGCCATCGAGCTGGAGACCCAGTGGTCGTCGGAAGTGCTGGATGGCATCGACGGCATCGATATGGAGGAGATGACGCGCTACGTGAAGTACCGGGCCAACAAGATGGCCGGCATGCTCGGCATCGAGCGCCTGTACAGCGACACCACCGACAACGTGATGCCGTGGATCAAGGCCTACGCCGACAACTTCACCGAGACCAAGACCGACTTCTTCGAGATGCGCAATGCAAGTTACAAGAAGACCAACGTCGACAACGGCTTCGACGACCTCTGA
- a CDS encoding ribonucleoside-diphosphate reductase subunit alpha: MTDNTYRAADLAGAGDALRAGGERVPTWITKEAGNRRLPFDAERLQRSIDTVHAEFPQLDVSDYRRVVQAMVERKPSLSADDLVDLLIREAESRVDLVAPEWEQFAARIYLRRLYKRASRNRFYDVSLKYGSYVGLQESLADRGIYSNDILRCYSKEELQQAGEMIEPERDRLFAYNGLYLLATRYLASDRSREVYELPQERWLTIALYLMQEEKPRERRMQLVGEAYWALSNLYMTVATPTLANAGKVGGQLSSCFIDTVDDSLQGIYDSNTDIARVSKHGGGVGAYLGYVRSSGAPIRGVPNSSGGVVPWIKQLNNTAVSVDQLGQRKGAVAVYLDIWHRDIEAFLDLRLNNGDQRLRAHDVFTSVCVPDLFMEAVERRADWYLFDPHEVKSAKGWYLQDFYDEKRGSGSFRDRYAELVADERISRRTVKAIDLFKRIMLSQLETGNPFLFYRDEVNRKNPNKHAGMVYSSNLCTEILQNMSPTRMIQEIVSGDQIVTTRRAGDFVVCNLSSINLGRAISAPDDLLATDVLERLIPIQVRMLDNVIDLNALPVPQATITNRKYRAIGLGTFGWHHLLAQQAIQWESPDSEQLADRLYERINFLTIQASAQLAKEKGSYPMFAGSDWHNGRYFSDRDYSGADWDSLAREVATHGLRNGWLLAVAPNMSTAQIAGSTASIDPIYSAFYYEEKKDFRRPVAAPGLSLETWPYYEKGAYKVDQFASVRQNARRQRHVDQSISFNLYVPSTIRASTLLELHLSAWREGLKTTYYVRSNDIDISECEWCAS, from the coding sequence ATGACCGACAACACCTACCGCGCGGCCGATCTGGCCGGCGCCGGCGACGCTTTGCGCGCTGGCGGCGAGCGCGTGCCGACCTGGATCACCAAGGAGGCCGGCAACCGTCGCCTGCCGTTCGACGCCGAGCGCCTGCAGCGCAGCATCGATACCGTGCACGCGGAGTTCCCGCAGCTGGATGTAAGCGACTATCGCCGCGTGGTGCAGGCGATGGTCGAGCGCAAGCCGAGCCTCAGTGCCGATGACCTGGTCGACCTGCTGATCCGCGAGGCCGAATCGCGCGTGGATCTGGTCGCACCGGAGTGGGAGCAGTTCGCCGCACGCATCTACCTGCGCCGCCTGTACAAGCGCGCCAGCCGCAATCGCTTCTATGACGTCAGCCTGAAGTACGGCTCGTACGTGGGCCTGCAGGAAAGCCTCGCCGACCGTGGCATCTACAGCAACGACATCCTGCGCTGCTATTCCAAGGAAGAGCTGCAGCAGGCCGGCGAGATGATCGAGCCGGAACGCGATCGCCTGTTTGCCTACAACGGCCTGTACCTGCTGGCCACGCGCTACCTGGCCAGCGACCGCAGCCGCGAGGTCTATGAACTGCCGCAGGAGCGCTGGCTGACCATCGCGCTGTACCTGATGCAGGAAGAGAAGCCGCGGGAGCGGCGCATGCAGCTGGTCGGCGAGGCTTACTGGGCGCTGTCGAACCTGTACATGACGGTGGCCACGCCGACCCTGGCCAACGCCGGCAAGGTCGGTGGCCAGCTGTCCAGCTGCTTCATCGACACGGTCGACGACAGCCTGCAGGGCATCTATGACTCCAACACCGATATCGCCCGCGTGTCCAAGCATGGTGGTGGTGTGGGCGCCTACCTGGGCTACGTGCGCAGCAGTGGCGCACCGATCCGTGGCGTGCCCAATTCCTCCGGCGGCGTGGTGCCGTGGATCAAGCAGCTCAACAACACCGCGGTCTCGGTCGACCAGCTCGGCCAGCGCAAGGGCGCGGTGGCGGTGTACCTGGACATCTGGCACCGCGATATCGAGGCTTTCCTCGATCTTCGCCTGAACAATGGTGACCAGCGCCTGCGCGCGCACGATGTGTTCACCTCGGTGTGCGTGCCCGACCTGTTCATGGAAGCGGTCGAACGTCGCGCCGACTGGTACCTGTTCGACCCGCACGAAGTGAAGAGCGCCAAGGGCTGGTACCTGCAGGACTTCTACGATGAGAAGCGCGGCTCGGGCAGCTTCCGCGACCGCTATGCCGAGCTGGTGGCCGACGAGCGCATCAGCCGCCGCACGGTGAAGGCGATCGACCTGTTCAAGCGGATCATGCTCAGCCAGCTGGAGACCGGCAACCCGTTCCTGTTCTACCGCGACGAGGTCAACCGCAAGAACCCGAACAAGCACGCGGGCATGGTCTATTCCAGCAACCTGTGCACCGAGATCCTGCAGAACATGAGCCCGACGCGGATGATCCAGGAGATCGTCAGCGGTGACCAGATCGTCACCACCCGCCGCGCGGGCGACTTCGTGGTCTGCAACCTGTCCTCGATCAACCTCGGCCGTGCGATCAGTGCGCCGGATGACCTGCTGGCCACCGACGTGCTGGAGCGCCTGATCCCGATCCAGGTGCGCATGCTCGACAACGTGATCGACCTCAACGCGTTGCCGGTGCCGCAGGCCACGATCACCAACCGCAAGTACCGCGCCATTGGCCTGGGCACCTTCGGCTGGCACCACCTTCTGGCGCAGCAGGCGATCCAGTGGGAATCGCCGGATTCCGAACAGCTGGCCGACCGCCTGTACGAGCGCATCAACTTCCTGACCATCCAGGCCAGCGCGCAGCTGGCCAAGGAGAAGGGCAGCTACCCGATGTTCGCCGGCAGCGACTGGCACAACGGACGCTACTTCAGTGACCGCGACTACAGCGGCGCGGACTGGGACAGCCTGGCCCGCGAGGTCGCCACGCACGGCCTGCGCAACGGCTGGCTGCTGGCGGTGGCGCCGAACATGAGCACCGCGCAGATTGCCGGTTCCACCGCATCGATCGATCCGATCTACAGCGCGTTCTACTACGAGGAAAAGAAGGATTTCCGGCGGCCGGTGGCCGCACCCGGCCTGTCGCTGGAGACCTGGCCGTACTACGAGAAGGGCGCCTACAAGGTCGACCAGTTCGCCAGCGTGCGCCAGAACGCGCGCCGCCAGCGCCACGTGGACCAGTCGATCAGCTTCAACCTGTACGTGCCAAGCACGATCCGCGCCAGCACGCTGCTGGAGCTGCACCTGAGCGCGTGGCGCGAAGGCCTGAAGACCACCTACTACGTGCGCTCCAACGACATCGACATCAGCGAATGCGAGTGGTGCGCGAGCTGA
- a CDS encoding zinc-binding dehydrogenase, translated as MRAAQYASFADPADVLAVADVALPEPGPGEVRIRTVLASIHNHDLLTVRGLYGYKPTLPAIAGSEALGVVDALGEGVEGLQIGQRVAAASVHGTWAEAFIAPARMVIPMPDAIADEMAAQLIAMPLSALMLLEFLHVEPGQWIVQNTANGAVGKSLAMLARARGVHVTNLVRNADAVAQLQALGIDHVFDTSVDGWKDRVRAATGEAQAAAAVDSIGGDASGDLVDLLGHHGTLVSFGVMSGQPMHIPAGGLIYKEATVKGFWGSKVSQAMAVEDKRRLVGELLKRAAGGELTLPVERVFALDDIAQAAKAAGGSGRSGKVLLRP; from the coding sequence ATGCGCGCTGCCCAGTACGCTTCCTTCGCCGACCCGGCCGACGTCCTTGCCGTTGCCGATGTGGCCCTGCCCGAACCCGGCCCCGGCGAGGTGCGCATCCGTACCGTGCTGGCCTCGATCCACAACCACGACCTGCTGACCGTGCGTGGCCTGTATGGCTACAAGCCGACCCTGCCGGCCATCGCTGGTAGTGAGGCACTGGGCGTGGTCGATGCGCTTGGCGAAGGGGTCGAGGGCCTGCAGATCGGCCAGCGCGTGGCCGCCGCCTCGGTGCACGGCACCTGGGCCGAAGCGTTCATCGCACCGGCGCGCATGGTGATTCCGATGCCGGACGCCATCGCCGACGAGATGGCCGCACAGCTGATCGCGATGCCGCTGAGCGCGCTGATGCTGCTGGAGTTCCTGCACGTCGAGCCGGGCCAGTGGATCGTGCAGAACACCGCCAACGGGGCCGTCGGCAAGTCGCTGGCGATGCTGGCGCGGGCGCGCGGCGTGCACGTGACCAACCTGGTGCGCAACGCCGACGCGGTGGCGCAGCTGCAGGCACTCGGCATCGATCACGTGTTCGATACCTCGGTGGACGGCTGGAAGGATCGCGTGCGCGCAGCAACGGGCGAAGCACAGGCAGCGGCGGCGGTCGATTCCATCGGCGGCGACGCCAGCGGCGACCTGGTCGACCTGCTTGGCCACCACGGCACCCTGGTCTCGTTCGGCGTGATGAGCGGCCAGCCGATGCACATCCCCGCCGGTGGCCTGATCTACAAGGAGGCCACGGTGAAGGGCTTCTGGGGCAGCAAGGTGAGCCAGGCGATGGCGGTGGAGGACAAGCGGCGGCTGGTCGGCGAACTGCTGAAGCGCGCCGCCGGCGGCGAACTGACCCTGCCGGTGGAGCGGGTCTTCGCATTGGATGACATTGCCCAGGCAGCGAAGGCCGCGGGTGGCTCGGGTCGCAGCGGCAAGGTGCTGCTGCGGCCTTGA